The Rhizoctonia solani chromosome 4, complete sequence genome contains a region encoding:
- a CDS encoding pyridine nucleotide-disulfide oxidoreductase yields MATRPPLPHHGSHPGPARHHLTRLHVPQSISISPGYFSEQALFTPGPNTAQVSQAAFMANNFPQGPQTAFLLNTPGPTQSTFLAQQQQPRPGPMHRHHASIAMGMPLTPGGGVFQQQQQSHFASMGAQNPPPMGGLGVPPFVPRSRRTISIGGPPKAVLGGPNRKTSPLPPTPAGENAPPLPDVKRKKCTVRLPLESDQEPEADAGDADESAKRTRSLWSREPVPPSQLPPQVTLDDQLDIMSMEPHPEHIKQGETLAPRINLSSKIHWDIMRQEIIEQKLAKLGVERGSGAAYLPSQAHGRAFSRGDQEWVADKFLSGNQISTPADPSLLFSKLNKLQASQSPSSTSSPGPNSPFFTQPRLPQHGYTQSLAVKPQFGFSPQLNGALDLTTQKSPNLSTSVSMVSDSESQGPILHAPQGIVPVRATALSRPDFIRGFGLDVTEEEDEGQEDEEAADTQTPSDGDENGSNVHHDANGGFTQAFGQPFPVKPAPLAHSQPEPTADEEDADDEGDDSMTAAAHSRHHSRHLSHASLRSLGRRTMSEEPPASRGVREEDLPEGESEYEQSQARSAVETWDMPNDTPEVAESDSGHYEEGLDGVADWTGSDTESTGEWSNPSDEERAREERRLRKMNRRQDSVNVPRRIPEFPHPPHVPAEPYVPMRVERAQSEDIVSNPSEEGFVHIQTHEDGHLHQSGNLSPRPFRPLPPVPQSASHSRQPSANLIFNHPGSAELRHVESGPHSRGQSLVSQPGANRDALNPLAKPFVFGSIRGSSTSSIPISQPVRGSVGSPSEFGPIAPPPGAHSRQASVSTAAPAPTTTKLNAGAVEFKPSGGMFSNASFTFKLPPGVPTLAFGSGDSTSRHSLVEPPLQSPARATQGREKRQRRISDGVGLENTELDSPVEPMQKDTPGRDNIATWRYPQPVGSPAVVLKTETTIPKPMLNPAAKPFSFNGPTTLSRATLPADTPQPSVIAPVEKTPLSIFAPQSKRATLPEFALPSTGNTVPASVFKSLVQSDGPTRPTVRSRLSSREAFEAHSNRPSLDDINVPSISSRKTSKPILTVQNPNTPPQPTTDVFGPIHSSAQKPLSKSPIPGFLKLGPPPRRPSPSPAKSRLFSPNLVPSSPSDIGAGDSDIQTAVQNALDAKLDSWRKELTGSLAGVRDSKETRKVNNLSGPSELDLELIRSTIESGQVTTRSMLQRELGTMMERMDLISAAQVPHTLDSSRIAEGLGSSVLQPLAQLSSQISSLQENIHQQKAAAQQDLLEQLTSALRPHLEAARAVPIDTEALTIQLSQAVKPHISQLIDLASDKRETATLIVQHLTPALNNIQPPKIDVNNLATQIALALKSAIPPPTDPHVIKEHVADLVVERLDSRLAVRDSSYNTEAISKRVMEALVPILQPTELASAVTKIDEMAKHQESVLLKTQDLLKAQEVQSAGLGGLPKSLEEAIATLKSSHTEFIEKLRSFTPLDEVQKIGETNLELHTQLGNARAAHAQVCGEKDVLADRLRAAEQELASLRAAAAERESTSTSQATELSSLKVKEASAQAALSESQVKLERSESLLRVNQDRIASLEKTNDEQNQQNHELQLKVNTLELQVTYATRDLESSKRIVSQLETQRNNLMAQQKHWDDLRRTAERVENLCQQMEREDSEEVVELKRTVDENKILQGEHAYLKKRYDEQERRIADFTRGQQTAKQTITQAQQQAAEWERRAKEADTELDTYRSRAEELEDANTRLHQDFTQLQLKVKDLTETEEKQKQQNQTMQNQIVALEHQLDALKTELAETARPQTPVAPIPQRNGVVTGLPVGLPRSISRLSQGTPVYTPTRQGPVVSLHGTNGLTNGKLDLASEPTSASSSEGVWASMHAPSNDGLAPPQTPRPSHARQAQHHRPRVPSPTHSVVSSMTRDEDGWYS; encoded by the exons ATGGCTACGCGCCCTCCACTTCCCCATCATGGGTCTCACCCAGGCCCAGCGCGCCATCATCTCACTCGACTACACGTTCCTCAATCTATATCGATTTCTCCTGGATATTTCAGCGAACAAGCACTTTTTACTCCCGGCCCGAACACCGCACAAGTTAGCCAAGCCGCGTTTATGGCAAACAACTTCCCCCAAGGTCCCCAAACAGCCTTTCTTCTAAATACCCCAGGTCCCACACAAAGCACGTTTCTCgcgcagcaacagcaacccCGGCCCGGACCTATGCACCGGCATCATGCCAGTATCGCAATGGGAATGCCTTTAACGCCAGGTGGCGGCGTAtttcagcagcagcagcaatccCATTTTGCATCTATGGGCGCTCAAAATCCTCCACCAATGGGCGGCCTTGGTGTACCACCTTTTGTACCCAGATCCAGACGTACAATTAGCATTGGCGGCCCTCCCAAAGCAGTGTTGGGTGGCCCAAACAGGAAGACGAGTCCCTTGCCACCTACACCAGCTGGAGAGAATGCTCCTCCTCTTCCAGACGTAAAGAGGAAAAAATGCACAGTCAGGTTACCACTGGAGTCGGATCAGGAACCCGAAGCTGACGCCGGGGATGCTGACGAATCTGCCAAGCGAACAAGGTCACTTTGGTCGAGAGAGCCTGTCCCACCTTCTCAGCTACCTCCCCAAGTTACGCTTGATGATCAGTTAGACATCATGTCCATGGAGCCGCACCCCGAGCATATCAAACAGGGGGAGACATTAGCTCCCAGAATCAACCTTTCCTCCAAG ATACACTGGGATATCATGCGCCAGGAAATAATAGAGCAGAAATTGGCCAAGCTGGGCGTCGAACGAGGGAGTGGCGCAGCATACTTGCCATCCCAGGCACATGGTCGCGCGTTCTCG CGTGGTGATCAAGAATGGGTTGCTGATAAATTCTTATCTGGGAACCAGATTTCTACTCCTGCGGACCCCAGTCTTTTGTTTTCCAAGCTCAATAAGCTTCAAGCATCCCAATCGCCCTCTTCGACATCGTCGCCCGGCCCCAACAGTCCGTTCTTCACCCAACCAAGATTACCTCAGCATGGTTACACCCAGTCACTTGCTGTTAAGCCTCAATTCGGATTCAGCCCACAACTCAACGGAGCATTGGATCTTACAACTCAAAAATCACCCAACTTATCTACTTCCGTATCCATGGTCTCGGATAGTGAGAGCCAAGGTCCCATCCTCCATGCACCTCAGGGAATCGTCCCCGTCCGGGCTACCGCTCTTTCCCGCCCTGACTTTATTCGTGGATTTGGATTAGACGTTACCGAAGAGGAGGATGAAGGTCAAGAGGACGAAGAAGCCGCGGACACACAGACCCCATCCGATGGAGACGAGAATGGCAGCAATGTGCATCACGATGCCAACGGTGGTTTCACCCAGGCCTTTGGACAGCCGTTCCCAGTCAAACCTGCTCCTCTTGCTCATAGCCAGCCCGAACCCACAGCTGACGAGGAGGACGCGGACGACGAGGGCGACGATTCAATGACTGCAGCAGCCCACAGCAGACATCACTCGCGCCACCTTTCTCATGCTTCTCTTCGATCCTTGGGGAGGCGTACAATGTCTGAGGAACCGCCGGCGAGTCGCGGCGTGCGCGAGGAAGATCTGCCTGAAGGCGAATCGGAATATGAACAATCTCAGGCTCGTTCCGCTGTTGAGACTTGGGATATGCCAAATGATACTCCAGAAGTTGCTGAGTCCGATTCTGGTCACTACGAAGAGGGTCTTGATGGGGTAGCTGACTGGACTGGATCGGATACAGAG AGCACTGGCGAATGGTCCAATCCTTCCGACGAGGAGCGAGCGCGTGAGGAACGCAGGTTGCGCAAGATGAACCGTAGGCAAGATAGCGTCAACGTCCCCCGACGAATCCCCGAATTTCCTCATCCTCCACATGTCCCTGCTGAGCCATACGTGCCTATGCGCGTGGAGCGTGCCCAATCGGAAGACATCGTATCCAATCCCAGCGAGGAGGGATTCGTACACATTCAGACACATGAAGATGGTCATCTACACCAATCAGGCAACCTAAGCCCTCGTCCGTTCCGACCTTTGCCTCCCGTTCCTCAATCGGCTTCCCATTCGCGCCAGCCATCCGCAAACCTGATTTTCAATCACCCTGGAAGTGCAGAGTTGCGACACGTAGAAAGCGGCCCGCACAGCCGTGGCCAAAGCTTGGTCAGTCAACCCGGAGCCAATCGGGATGCTCTCAACCCACTTGCGAAACCTTTTGTATTTGGATCTATTCGAGGCAGCTCGACTTCGTCCATACCTATTTCACAACCCGTGCGCGGAAGCGTCGGCTCTCCCTCGGAGTTTGGCCCCATTGCTCCTCCCCCTGGTGCTCATTCGCGACAAGCTTCTGTTTCGACCGCCGCACCTGCGCCAACCACCACCAAGCTCAATGCCGGTGCTGTGGAATTCAAGCCCAGCGGAGGGATGTTCTCCAACGCGTCATTCACTTTCAAGCTCCCACCGGGTGTTCCTACTCTTGCCTTTGGTTCCGGAGACTCTACTTCGCGCCATTCCCTAGTCGAGCCACCCCTCCAATCGCCAGCCCGCGCCACCCAAGGCCGCGAGAAGCGCCAACGCAGGATATCAGATGGCGTTGGTCTCGAAAACACGGAGCTCGACTCTCCAGTCGAGCCTATGCAAAAAGATACTCCTGGCCGAGATAACATCGCTACATGGCGTTACCCTCAACCTGTTGGAAGCCCAGCTGTTGTCCTCAAGACGGAAACCACCATACCCAAGCCCATGCTCAACCCGGCCGCCAAACCATTCTCATTTAATGGCCCGACCACATTATCCCGAGCGACCTTGCCTGCGGATACCCCTCAGCCGTCAGTCATTGCGCCGGTCGAAAAGACGCCTCTCTCCATCTTTGCTCCTCAGAGCAAACGCGCAACGTTGCCTGAGTTTGCACTCCCATCCACCGGGAACACCGTTCCTGCTTCCGTATTCAAATCATTGGTCCAAAGCGATGGTCCAACTCGTCCAACTGTTCGCTCCAGACTCAGCTCCCGGGAAGCATTCGAGGCACACTCCAACCGACCCTCGCTCGACGACATCAACGTGCCTTCTATCTCATCACGCAAAACCTCGAAACCGATCCTTACCGTCCAGAACCCGAATACGCCTCCACAGCCGACTACCGACGTCTTTGGACCGATACACTCATCGGCGCAAAAACCATTATCCAAGTCACCTATCCCAGGATTCCTCAAGCTTGGTCCTCCACCTCGTCGTCCATCCCCCTCGCCTGCCAAGAGCCGTTTGTTCTCTCCAAACCTTGTTCCATCATCGCCTTCAGACATTGGCGCGGGTGACTCCGACATTCAAACTGCAGTCCAGAACGCCCTCGATGCGAAACTGGACTCTTGGCGCAAAGAGCTAACTGGCTCCCTGGCTGGCGTCCGCGATTCAAAGGAGACCCGCAAGGTCAACAACTTGAGCGGTCCCTCTGAACTTGATTTGGAGTTGATTCGCAGTACGATCGAGTCTGGGCAAGTCACCACACGCTCGATGCTCCAACGTGAACTTGGTACGATGATGGAGCGAATGGATTTGATCTCTGCGGCCCAGGTTCCTCATACCTTGGATTCGTCTCGTATCGCCGAGGGTCTAGGCTCGAGTGTTCTGCAACCACTTGCTCAACTTTCCTCTCAGATCTCATCATTGCAAGAAAACATTCATCAGCAGAAAGCTGCAGCTCAGCAAGATCTCCTTGAGCAATTGACTTCTGCACTTCGTCCACATCTCGAGGCTGCTCGTGCGGTGCCTATCGACACAGAAGCACTCACTATTCAACTCTCCCAGGCTGTCAAGCCACATATTTCGCAGCTTATCGACCTTGCTTCTGATAAACGCGAGACTGCTACCCTCATCGTTCAGCACTTGACTCCAGCCTTGAACAACATACAGCCACCAAAAATTGATGTCAATAACCTCGCCACGCAGATTGCTTTGGCCCTTAAATCGGCTATTCCACCTCCTACCGACCCACATGTGATCAAAGAGCATGTTGCTGACTTGGTGGTCGAGCGACTTGACTCGCGCCTTGCAGTTCGTGATAGCTCTTACAATACGGAAGCTATCTCGAAGAGGGTTATGGAGGCATTAGTTCCAATCCTTCAGCCCACTGAGCTTGCATCGGCCGTAACCAAGATCGATGAGATGGCCAAGCACCAGGAAAGCGTGTTACTAAAGACTCAAGACTTGCTCAAGGCCCAGGAAGTGCAGTCCGCAGGGCTTGGTGGTCTCCCCAAGTCCTTGGAAGAGGCCATTGCTACGCTCAAGTCTTCTCATACTGAGTTTATCGAAAAGCTTCGCTCGTTTACACCGCTAGACGAGGTGCAGAAGATTGGGGAAACCAACCTCGAGTTACACACCCAACTTGGGAATGCCCGTGCTGCCCACGCACAGGTTTGTGGCGAGAAGGACGTGCTTGCGGATCGCCTACGAGCTGCAGAGCAGGAGCTAGCCAGCTTGCGTGCTGCCGCTGCTGAACGCGAGTCAACTTCAACTTCTCAAGCTACCGAACTTTCGTCCCTCAAGGTTAAAGAAGCATCAGCTCAAGCTGCTCTCTCCGAGTCTCAGGTCAAGCTTGAAAGGTCGGAATCACTTCTCCGTGTCAATCAGGACCGTATCGCATCTCTTGAAAAGACCAACGACGAACAGAATCAGCAGAATCATGAGCTTCAGTTGAAG GTGAATACGCTAGAGCTACAAGTCACCTATGCGACTCGGGATCTTGAGTCGTCGAAACGAATTGTTTCTCAGCTCGAAACTCAGCGAAACAACCTTATGGCTCAGCAGAAGCACTGGGATGACTTGCGCCGGACCGCTGAACGTGTTGAGAACCTTTGCCAACAGATGGAGCGTGAAGACTCGGAAGAGGTAGTTGAGCTCAAGCGCACGGTGGATGAAAATAAGATACTCCAGGGCGAGCACGCGTACCTCAAGAAGCGTTACGATGAACAAGAGCGTCGCATTGCTGATTTCACTCGAGGTCAACAAACTGCGAAGCAAACAATAACTCAGGCTCAACAACAGGCCGCTGAGTGGGAACGACGGGCAAAAGAAGCCGACACTGAGCTCGATACCTATCGTTCGCGTGCCGAAGAGCTTGAAGATGCCAACACTCGGTTACACCAGGACTTCACGCAGTTGCAGCTCAAAGTCAAGGATCTAACTGAAACTGAAGAGAAGCAGAAA CAACAAAACCAAACCATGCAAAACCAGATTGTGGCACTAGAGCATCAACTCGATGCCCTCAAGACGGAGCTTGCGGAAACCGCTCGGCCCCAGACCCCGGTTGCACCCATCCCCCAGCGCAACGGTGTTGTGACTGGTCTTCCGGTCGGGCTGCCTAGGTCGATATCTCGTCTCTCCCAGGGAACACCAGTGTATACCCCGACTCGACAGGGTCCCGTGGTATCGCTGCACGGGACCAACGGGTTGACCAACGGGAAGTTGGACCTCGCTAGTGAACCTACAAGCGCATCGTCATCTGAAGGAGTATGGGCATCTATGCATGCCCCTTCCAACGATGGGCTTGCTCCTCCCCAGACCCCTCGCCCAAGCCATGCACGGCAAGCCCAACACCATCGCCCCCGTGTACCGTCACCAACCCACAGTGTCGTCTCTTCAATGACACGCGATGAGGATGGCTGGTACAGCTAA